In Chitinophaga nivalis, a single genomic region encodes these proteins:
- a CDS encoding DedA family protein yields the protein MDQMIEFFKHLINPSWIIEHGGLYLLLAIIFAETGLFIGFFLPGDSLLFVAGIYGEDLSRSFFDMPLVVLMLLIAVAGVLGNMVGFWFGQKSGPLMFKKKDTFFFKQKHLHQAHDFFVKYGGGAIFFARFLPIIRTFAPIVAGIVQMDRKKFMLYNVIGSFAWVFSMMLAGHYLDKLFPGLKDRLELVILVIVLVTTLPVFIKLIFGKAKPRPHDPAEEKPEVTDSAV from the coding sequence ATGGACCAGATGATTGAGTTTTTTAAACACCTCATTAATCCCTCGTGGATTATTGAACATGGTGGACTGTACCTGTTGCTGGCAATTATTTTTGCAGAAACAGGCTTGTTTATTGGATTTTTCCTGCCGGGAGACTCCCTGCTGTTTGTAGCAGGTATCTATGGGGAAGACCTGAGCCGCAGCTTCTTTGATATGCCCCTGGTGGTACTCATGTTGCTGATTGCGGTAGCAGGGGTGCTGGGAAATATGGTGGGTTTCTGGTTCGGTCAGAAATCCGGTCCGCTGATGTTTAAAAAGAAAGACACGTTTTTCTTTAAACAGAAACACCTGCATCAGGCCCACGATTTCTTCGTTAAATATGGTGGCGGCGCTATTTTCTTTGCCCGCTTCCTGCCGATCATCCGTACGTTTGCCCCGATTGTGGCAGGTATCGTACAAATGGACCGCAAAAAATTCATGTTATATAATGTCATCGGTTCCTTTGCCTGGGTATTCTCTATGATGCTGGCAGGGCACTACCTCGATAAACTGTTCCCAGGTCTGAAAGATCGCCTGGAACTGGTGATCCTGGTGATTGTACTGGTTACTACCTTACCGGTGTTTATCAAACTGATTTTTGGTAAAGCCAAACCGCGGCCACACGATCCGGCCGAAGAGAAGCCGGAAGTCACCGATTCCGCGGTGTAA